A region of Argentina anserina chromosome 5, drPotAnse1.1, whole genome shotgun sequence DNA encodes the following proteins:
- the LOC126793358 gene encoding low affinity sulfate transporter 3: MGSAHIDQTTFTAVELQQLHHQDLTTQRVERAQWVLKSPEPPSPWQTLLHSVKANVFLQGKKYSAVSFFKGLFPILSWGKDYKASKFRNDLMAGLTLASLSIPQSIGYANLAKLDPQYGLYTSIVPPLVYSLMGSSRELAIGPVAVVSLLLSSLLQKIEDPTVNPVAYRNLVFTVTFFAGIFQAAFGIFRLGFLVDFLSHASTVGFMGGAAIVIGLQQLKGLLGISKFTTNTDVVSVLKSVFKSVIHEPLYPLNIVLGCAFLIFLLIARFIGKKNKKLFWLPAIAPLVSVVLSTLIVYYTKADRHGVKIVKHIKEGLNPSSAHQLQLTGPHVGQAAKAGLISAIIALAEAIAVGRSFASIKGYHLDGNKDMLAMGCMNIAGSLTSCYVATGSFSRTAVNFSAGCETVVSNIVMALTVIVSLELLTRLLYFTPTAILASIILSALPGLIDINEAYHIWKVDKLDFLACIGAFLGVLFASVEIGLLAAVSISFAKILLNALRPGIEVLGRLPRSDIFCNMRQYPMAIKTPSILIIGITSSLLCFANANSVRERVMKWVAKEEDDIDNKEKGTNVQHVILDMSNVMNIDTAGILALEEIQKKLLSHGIDLVVANPRQVIHRLKLAKLVDKIGEERIFLTVSEAVDACLMNSKVAEVISC; encoded by the exons ATGGGTTCAGCTCATATTGATCAGACCACCTTCACTGCTGTGGAGCTCCAGCAGCTTCATCATCAGGACTTAACCACTCAAAGGGTTGAGAGGGCTCAGTGGGTGCTCAAATCTCCTGAGCCACCAAGTCCATGGCAGACACTCCTTCATTCTGTCAAAGCCAATGTATTTCTTCAAGGAAAGAAATACTCAGCTGTTTCATTCTTCAAGGGTCTATTTCCAATTCTTAGCTGGGGAAAAGACTACAAGGCTTCAAAGTTTAGAAATGACTTGATGGCGGGTTTAACTCTTGCTAGCCTTAGTATTCCTCAG AGTATTGGCTATGCTAATCTAGCAAAACTGGATCCTCAGTATGGCTTAT ACACCAGCATTGTTCCACCCTTGGTTTACTCTCTAATGGGGAGTTCAAGAGAGCTAGCTATTGGACCAGTAGCAGTGGTTTCTTTGCTGCTGTCTTCCTTGCTTCAGAAAATTGAAGATCCTACTGTGAACCCTGTTGCTTACAGGAATCTTGTGTTCACTGTGACATTCTTTGCTGGAATTTTCCAAGCTGCATTTGGAATTTTCAG GTTGGGATTTCTTGTGGATTTTCTATCACATGCTTCCACTGTTGGGTTCATGGGTGGTGCAGCCATTGTCATTGGTCTTCAACAACTTAAAGGTCTGCTTGGGATCAGTAAATTCACCACCAACACAGATGTGGTCTCAGTCTTAAAATCTGTTTTCAAGTCAGTTATTCATGAACCA TTGTACCCTTTGAATATTGTTCTCGGCTGTGCATTCCTGATTTTCCTCCTAATTGCCAGGTTTATT GgaaaaaagaacaagaaactCTTCTGGTTGCCAGCTATTGCACCCCTTGTATCAGTTGTATTATCAACTCTGATAGTATATTACACAAAAGCTGATAGGCATGGAGTGAAGATAGTAAAACACATTAAAGAGGGTCTAAATCCAAGCTCAGCTCACCAGCTACAACTCACAGGTCCACATGTTGGACAAGCGGCCAAAGCTGGCCTGATATCTGCAATTATTGCTCTTGCT gaGGCCATTGCTGTTGGTAGATCATTTGCTTCCATCAAGGGGTACCACCTTGATGGAAACAAGGATATGTTAGCCATGGGCTGCATGAACATTGCTGGATCTTTAACTTCATGCTATGTTGCTACTG GTTCATTTTCAAGAACTGCTGTAAATTTTAGTGCAGGGTGTGAAACTGTGGTATCAAACATAGTGATGGCGCTCACTGTTATTGTTTCACTAGAATTACTTACTAGGCTCTTGTACTTTACTCCCACTGCAATCCTTGCTTCAATCATCCTATCAGCTCTGCCTGGACTGATTGATATTAATGAAGCTTACCACATTTGGAAGGTCGACAAATTAGACTTTCTTGCTTGCATTGGTGCATTCTTAGGGGTCTTGTTTGCATCAGTTGAGATTGGCCTTCTTGCTGCG GTAAGCATCTCCTTTGCAAAGATATTGTTAAATGCTCTTAGGCCTGGCATTGAAGTATTAGGGAGACTTCCAAGATCAGACATCTTTTGCAACATGAGACAGTATCCAATGGCCATCAAAACTCCAAGCATCTTGATAATTGGCATCACCTCATCTCTGCTTTGTTTTGCAAATGCCAACTCTGTGAGAGAAAG GGTAATGAAGTGGGTGGCAAAAGAAGAGGATGACATTGACAATAAAGAAAAGGGAACAAATGTTCAACATGTGATCCTTGACATGTCCA ATGTGATGAACATAGACACTGCAGGAATTCTTGCATTAGAGGAGATACAGAAGAAGCTGCTATCGCATGGCATAGAT TTAGTTGTGGCCAACCCAAGGCAAGTGATTCACAGGCTAAAGTTAGCTAAACTGGTAGATAAAATTGGAGAAGAGAGAATTTTCTTGACTGTCAGTGAAGCAGTGGATGCTTGCCTTATGAATTCCAAAGTCGCTGAAGTGATCAGCTgttga
- the LOC126795112 gene encoding uncharacterized protein LOC126795112 produces the protein MGAEGQLHDNREAENPPSMTMAQFLAWKRQKDDEASARRAEAARKRAEDIAAGTVQMNGRELFAHEPWVFDNTLY, from the exons ATGGGAGCAGAAGGCCAACTCCACGACAACAGAGAAGCCGAGAACCCACCTTCAATGACCATGGCCCAATTCCTCGCCTGGAAACGCCAAAAG GATGACGAGGCGTCTGCCAGAAGAGCTGAAGCGGCGAGGAAAAGGGCAGAGGACATAGCTGCTGGGACAGTGCAGATGAATGGTCGAGAGCTTTTCGCTCATGAGCCTTGGGTTTTTGACAACACTCTTTATTGA